The nucleotide sequence GTGGCTAAGCAAGGCTCCCTGGTATCCTAGCACCTGCCACTGAGTGAGCTTGTCTGTGGTGGACATGCTGACCACCTTGGAGGCAGAGTGATCAAAGGCTGACGAGAAAACTGAGAACACCTTTAAAAGATACAAACCAATTTGTAGTTATGCAGCAATAGTGCAGGTAACAGTTGCAATGCCATTTTATATTATGACTCCAACATGCGTTTAGAAATACGCAACTCAGTTTTTGTTACATATTCCATAAAATCAAAAATCCCATAAATGAGAGAAAGTAACAGTACAACACCTTGCCCTCCACTGACAGGTGTAGGCTGATCTCGTTGTTCACTTGCCATGCCGAAATGGAGAGTGGGTTCAGGCGCCTGAGAATAGAGcacaaagctgaagaaaagcatTTGAAATCTTTGTATTTGTAGAAATATTACTCATGCTATTTTATCCAGAAATGGTATTttgttataaaaacaaaaacagccagcCAAGGGTGAGTGCAAAACAGCAGATCAAGCTTGAGGAAGGATTTATATGCCAGAGCCTATGTGTCTTCTGTCATTACTAATGTTAGCTGTTTGAGTAGTAACACTTGTATTACAAAATAGGGTAAATAAATCATCCCAGTATTACTCCAAATATTTGGTTGTCATAACCGTTCTCTTACTCGAGAACTTGAAACTATCACATCACTTGATCTCCAGTGCCTCATGAGAAAACAGCAGTGAGAACCTCCAAAGGATGAAGTTGATAATCAAAAACTCACAGCTTGGAAGGGATCTGAGCAGCACCCTTTGGCAGTTGGTTCACATAGAGGTGGAGGGTGATGCCGCTCTTCAGGCTGAGGAGGCCGCTGCTGCTGTTCTGCTGGAAGATTGACTTCTCCGTCAGATAGGTCGTTTTGCTGAAGAACATCAGCAGGTGCCGGTATAGAAACCTGATAGCACAGTATGAGAATAGCTCACTATGAGGTTACATCTGAAATATGTGGGGTAACAGCATCTAGAGGTGAAGACCTACATTGTCAGaggaaaaaagttaatttcatgTCTTCCCCCATGAATAATCCAGTAAAACAATTAAACTTGCTAGCTGATGCCAGTTGAACGTGAACTATCTTCAAAATATCGAAATTCACACATTCTAAACGTGAAATATTCCAAAAACATTATTCTACCTTCATTTTAAACCTACTGTGCTAATCCAAATCATCTAAATAAAAACCTGCTGAATTTTAGTAGGAAGACACGTACATCAGTAACGGTAtctgttttgttaaattattgCATATTTTGTTGAATCATATTAGTGGTTACTGGtgatgtgtgaaattaaaggcatttttaaaactgtcagtattcagttgttgttgtttttttttaacagtaatcCCCACTGTGATATTTTCattgcttcttcctctttcagaCAAGGCCACGTGAAattaaccttaaccttaaagaCTTCTCCACAAGACATGTTGAAATACACAGGCAACCTATTGGCTTGATTACAAATTCATAATACAAACTTGTAAATAATGACAATCGGATTTGACCAGGCAAGTCCTGACATACATGTGATCTCAGAGCATCAGGGGACTGCttaacaaaacaggaaatgcagcCACATTGCGAGTCATTCTCAGAGGCATTCGTAGGCTACTGTGGTCTACATGTGTGTCTATCTACACTTACTTACCCCACTGACAAAAGGTACACATTCAAAAAATGTGTCATCTGTGTGACCACATTTTACAAGCTTCTCAGTACTGGAAGGTGTTTAAACTGGTGTTTAATCTTGATGTTTGGGGCCATGTAGGGGTTCATAAAATTCAGTATTTTCCATTACCTGCAGGATGGTTTGTAAAAAAGTTTCTagaatatgtattattattattatcttaattTTTAAGGTATTGTAACCTCTGTGCTTCAAATAATTATCAAGTAACATTACCTTAGATGGAAAAATAATactttcaattaaattttatttatatagcggcaattcataacagaagttatctcattgcgcttttcctatagagcaggtctagaccgtactctttatatgcACTGACTTTTAATGCAGTGACTTTCACTGTTCAGTGCATTAACACTTGCATCACATTTGTTTCTAGGCATAACATGATCCAAACAAAGCAATATACACACAGGGTCATGTTTGCAACTAACCTCATAAGTGATCTCCTTGCAGTTACCACTGCATGGGAATCGTGTACAATCCGTCCACTAGACGAGGCACTCTCTTTAGTATTGAAGTTCCCGGTGCCAAAAGCGACCACCTCACATCCACTGGCTAGAGGGAGAGAAGAGTAATTGAAAGGAACACGTCAATATAAAGCAATCCAATACAAGCTTGTGAACTATAGCCTGTAAAAATACTCACACTCAACACAGGCTTAAAAAACTCTAACATCATCAGCACAGATGTAGTGTTATTTGCATTGCAATTGTACTGGATCGTATCACCTTTTATACTGTAGCATATATTGTAAGGTCTATATATTCATTCAGGACACAACcgaaaataatttaattaaaaaatttttttaaaaatttttaattATAGCCAGACGTTGGCCAAAACCAAGTTGTTTTCCTTCTTTAGTGTCATTTGCCTTTGTGAATAAGAGAAATGCTGTACAAATTTAGTTGGTACAAATCTTGGTCATCTGACAAAAAGGCAGAATGCACAACTGTCTTTACACTGTGCACACCAAtgtcaaattaaacaaacactaGTGTTTATAATATGATTTAACCACACAGTGAGACTGATAAAAGTAATTTCAGTTGAAACTACCTGTTTTACAACCTTTTTATTAACCAACCTTCGGACCATGTTATCTTCCAGATTTTTTCCTAGTGAGAGCTCACTTACAAGTCTGAATGATGAATGCTGCTGTAGTGCCTGCACAGGCAGAGAACTCGGGGTGGCAGTTCATCAGTTTAGTGAGCTGATCCCTGACAGCGTGTGGAATCTGGAGGTTGACCGAATTCTTCCTTTCTGAACAGcaagacaaacaataaaagaaaaaataataataattctactgGGCTTTAACTGATCTCATTAGACACCCTAAATGAGAAAGGTGAATGAGAATATGTATATTCTACGGTAGCGTGTGTTTGTACAGCATTGCCTGCACTTTCCTGTTTTGCTTTATATGGCATTAGGCATGGGATGATATGAAAAAATCATGTCACGATTATTCTGGCCAAAATAACTGCGACTCACAATATTATCCagataatcatcaaaatatgcttaaaactccTAAAATGGCACCAAAATATACCggaatcactttaccttacattttgttaagaaacattttttattgcATTACAGATAGGACACACAACTTTTTAGTGAACATccttttttgtgaaaaactaACAATCGTAAATAAGGCAATCATAAATCATAGGtccccctgcataaataaaggataaattaaaaatttaaaagatTGTGTGactgttctttcttacatgataattcctgtatttttttaaatcaggctctATTTTTCATTGCTCTACCATGATATCAAATGGTACAGACAATTTttgcatcagtatatataatttaccctaacttaaaaaatacagtaagtcCAACTGGCATTGGCATTTTCAAGTCACTCATGTGAGGATATTCACGATTTTCCCAATCCGCGATAAAATCGTGTATCATCCCATCCCTATATGGTATGGTCCTCAAATATTTCAACATGactcattttttgttgttttggctgtACTTTAGCACAtaggatttgaaatgaaacaatgagtATAAGTGCTGACTTTCAACTTTATCCAACGCAATCATTCAAGACGCACAGCCAGACTAACCAAGGAGTTTTTGAGGCCAAACAGTGGGATGTTCAGTCATCTGACCTCAATCCAACTGAACATGTGTTTCACTTGCTGAAGACCAGACTGGCCAAACAGTTCTccagaaacaggaaacagattCCATTCCATTGGATTTCATCCAATATGATGTCAACACCCTCAAATTAAACCCGAATGTCAGCACTTGAActtcaatgttttattttagagagacaaaaaacaaatattccaCTGTCCTAATATTTGTAGCTGCAATGGACGTGCTGCCATCTCGCAAATATTGCAGCACTTGAGACGATTCATATAGAAATCCAGAATTACCATGAATGGCTCTACAAGGATGGATGTGAGAGATGGAGGGCTCCTCTTTTACTGGCAGGGGTGGAGGGACACctaagaaaaaaacagacacggAAATGAATGAAGATAAGAGTCACCTTATAAGATACTATGCtctaatttatgttttttttaaacacgcATTGTTGACCCACCTGTAATTGCTTACATTTAGACTGTATCatgtttattatgtattattcaGTTAAGTCTAtgctctttattttattctcataGTAACTGTTAACAGGGTGTTGTTGTGCAAGAGCATGTATGCTCAGCCAACCTACcctgtataaataaaggttactTGAAtaagtttaattctgttttctaAAATTAGTGTCTACCCAGTATTTCCTTTAAATAGCGATTGACACAATGCCTTTCAGAACATTTCAAATGCATCCTCTCACTTACTCCTCAGctaattttcttctttcatgATTTCACTGTCAACAATGTCTAAATGTAGCACGAAACCTCTTTCATGGATGATGTTAGTACATGTTCCTGAAATTTTCTTTGTCAGAAATGAAAACCAACATAATGAATGGTATTTGAAAGTATCTTTCTGTAGGTGATTTAAGTTTTGACTCACCATGTTATAATGACATGTACTGCAACAGCAAAACTAATTGTATAAGGAAGGAAAACCAGTCTGGTAATTGAGGATAACCTTTACCAGCACTAGAAGAATCATCAAAGTCTGCTACAGAAACACATCATACTTTGATCAGCATTATACCCTAACCTGATGCTTCAGGGAGGACAGACTTCATACTTTCCAAAGTGGGCAGCAGGTCCTGCACAGCGAGCACCGCCGCTTTGAGCCGAGCCTCCTTTTTGGTTCGTCCCATGCCAGTGTTGTACTCAACCCCATCAATTACCACACAAAAGGCAAAATAAAGCCCTGGTATGTTGCCTGAGAAAACAAGAGTTGAGAAATTGATTGGAGACAAATCCTCAGCTCTGGCTGTGGAGTAAGCAGTCAGAATTTGGGAATCACGTGAAGAGCTGAGAGCCTGCAGGTTTCATCCTAACCAAATTTTAGAAAAGCAAAGATCAAGAGAAGTCGTATTtgcttggaaaaaaaaaaagacttttggGTATTTTGGGATGGCAACAGTTGCCACTAATAATCCTTCTGCGCCAAGTAGGAGCCACTTTGCTgatacattttgttgtgttttactgtacattgGACATAAGAATGGGTAACCATTTCCAATTTTCTATTTTAGAAATTTCACTGTTCTAAAACTTCGGTACAATAGTTATCAGTTATTCCGGTTGTCAGACAGTATTGCTGAAATTACtcctcacacaaacaaactagagctgaaatgattagtcaggtatttgattagtcaattgagagaaaattaatcagcaattattttgacaattgattaatcgtttgtgTATTGACAAACATTACCTACTTCTAGCTTCTCAATTGATAGaatctgctgctttttgttgtcttttatgttagtaaattgaacatctttgagttttgtacttttgtagACAAAAAGAttgaacaattaatcaagaaaataattggcaataatgcaaataattgtttgttgcagtcCTAAAATAAATACGTCTGAATTACTGtaattatgaattattttaattggGACAGAAGTCACAAGACCCAGATTAGAATTTTAACACAGGCAACAAATCTTTTGCATAAACTGTCAAGTATAATTAATCAACAGGCTTCCACGGACCAATAACAACAGGAGTGGTCTCTTAAGTGAATGCACAAAGACATGCTGAGAAGCTTTACCTGTGGTCACCGTCTCCTTAAGTTCCAGGTGGAATTGCAAAAGCTGGGCAAGCTGATGGAGTAAAGACACGGCATTTGACTCGCCTTGCCTGTATCTGTCAATCAGCATTTTAGGTGAGAGTTTTGGCTTGATAGCAGGACCTTAGTTGGTGAAATAAGGAAAAGTGTAGAAAGGgcagattaaaattttacacaATTACAGATTTTTCCAATTGGCTGTagcaaaaaactaaatgttaacTGCCCTGCAACAAAAACCAGACCTCACAAGGGATGAATGCAGTCTGGATGTTATTATCATGATTggttattaaattaattatcaTTAGTGATAGATGTTGCTGATAGAGATTTTTGGGGTCTCACCAGGTCTGAATGTATTTTTCACTTGGTCGTCTTTACTAGGACCATTTGAGGTAGACAGAGGTTCATATGATTCAGTCAGTCCTGGCGTCACAGGCAAATTCTTCATGAGGATTTGTGCGAAACAGGCTCCTCTGGAACCTCGAAATGAACCACGAGCTGGAAACATCCTGAAAGCTGTCAAGATTACTGACAAGAAGAGAACACCAAATTATACTCCATGATTGACCTGAAACCACACCTCAAAAAATTTAATAatgtgacaaacacacatagatgTGTTAACTAGGGTTCCCAAAGTAATCAGAGATGTGATTGGCCAATgacaaaaaagcaggaaaatatacaGAGCGCAGAGCACgcacagaaaaacagccctgttttcagcagGCCCCCAGGAAGTGCTCCAGGCTTTAAAGACAATTTGACATAGGGCTGGATACCGAACTTCGATACTTTTATAGCACAGACGAAATTGCTTACCAAATACCGAAGGAGTAAATCTCATCAACGTCAGTGCGCCAATAAGCATGCAGCATGCTTGTACCAAGATCAAATAATGCAGGTAATTGGCTGTCTAATGTTAAGCATCATAGAGCCATGCAGGAATAACACTATGTTACGACCAGAGACGGGGCtcacagttgtttttattgactGCCAGCTGCTTATCTGCACAGATAACTAAGTGAACTTTGTTCGCATTTCATCCCCACAgtcttctcccactaaaatagAGCAGCTAACCAACAGAGGGTGGTAGCGAGTCATTTTTGTGACTGCTCCTATCTCAGACTCAAATGCTAATAGTTGCATGGGTGTTGAAACTTGTTCAGATTAATTTTGATCACCTTTAGCTTATTAATCaactttattttatcattaaaatataacaataacaattaatataatgaattgttaacattttaaaaatcaatcagacagcATTTTGTGGAAAAGTCAAATAAACATTCACtgtacagtttaaataaactcaGTAGTTTGTTGATTGTATCCTGTTTTGTAttcatacaatgtaattatCACTTATTGTTATTGCACCATTGGTTTTGGCCTTGGTGCCTTACATTTTGGCTGCAACACCccaataaatttgtatttatgaaAGGCCAAAGTGACCTTCccctaaaaatgacttaattccaGGCCTGGTCACAACCCAATGAAAGGAACCCCACCTCCAACGCTGTAACCAGTTTTCTTTATACATCCTTGATTTTCAGCTTCCTGaagatgcattttccagctgatgggggggggggaatcaccaaatttgtacatttatattttcacttgACATTAAGGGTATGAAATTGAATCTGGAAAGTAACCCTTAGGTCtaaataaagctgtcagacagttatagaatagaatagttgaagtataaagttgcataaaatggaaatactcatgtaaattacaaatacctcaaatttcttacttaagtacagtacttgagtaaaattacttagttacattccatcactgatgacaaaaaataaagtagctaagacaaacagaaacaaggcGCCCATCAAAATCTGCTCATACTTTTTCCCCTAGCAGCAGCACAACTGTGTTAGGTGGCGGCTGCTGGTACTGTGAAGCACAGCACAAACCTGCATGCTCACTACTTCTTGTAAAATACAAGAAACAACGCGCACGTAATTCTGTGCGGTAAGTGGGCTGTCCACCGTTTTAGAGAATGTATCATTTTACTTTCAAGTAGCGTTAAGCTAGCTGGCGGCTAATTTAGTTCATCCCACTTGATGGCGCCGACTATTTACTTGCGTGTACCAACCAGTTGGCGCTTTAGACGCAGGTAACAATGTAGTCAAGCaaattgaatgtaaacataaatattttattccctAGCCGCCTGTGCCGTTACCTGTCGGCTAAGTACAAGCACAGTACAAGTACAGTACGGCAaataacccccccccacacacacacaaagatgtttTTACGGATCTGtatgattcatattttcaggtCGGAAAATCCGGAATTCCGGATGAATCCGGAAAAACCACATCCCTAAGTGATGTCAGGTTTAAGGGCATCCAGTGACTGACCTAGTGTGACCAGCTGTAACCAGAAAGGTAAGCAAGTGGTGTGTTATGTCATATTCAAAAATATGGTAACAATAGAAATATACTTAGATGCTTAAAGCTGCCAAGCTAAGTTAGCTCAATAATACTGGTATGCTAGATGACATCAATGTTACTTTATCGTTGCCATTGAGGAGGGACGTTGCTGTAACGTTAACGCCTAATATCACACTTTCTacagtttaacaaaaacaaaggatgAAAATAGTAGCTAATACTCAATGTAAAATTAACTTTACAGTTCCTTTACACCTTTACGTTTCTTTAGAAGCAGACGCCATACCTCATGATGTAACGTCATGTTAACGTTATACTAAACATtagcagctaacgttagcctattTAAAAGAGAATTTCCGAACTCACCACGTTCATAAATGCTGCTAAATTTACAGTCCTAATTCTCAGTGTACGCTAAGTATTCCAACCTTTAAATTCAAACAAcaaacgtaaaaaaaaaatatatatatagctaaCGCTACATTTTTATCTGTATTGATTTTTAAGACAGGTTCTGAGCTGCGTCTCACCGTTCAGTGACGCTTCTGGAAAGTGGGCGTGTCTACACGCATGCGTTGGCGGTTGTAGTTTTTGGTTGTCGTTGTCAACGGAGTGCAGAGATCGTCTGCAAAACACGACGAACTACACTGTTTGGAGTATTGTCAACTGAATGTTGGCAGCGATTTTGCGATAAAACCATTGGtagtcggtcggtccaccactttgttgCATCCAGAAAAGTCACAGCAACTagtgaatggattgccatgaaatctggcacagacattcatttCCCCCTCTGAgttaattgtaattattttgttataCCATATACCTGTGtccaatatttaaatatatgcaAAATCGATATCCCTTCATCTTTAGCTGTACTTcgagtttagtgctaattagcaaatgttagcgtgctaacatgctaaactaagatgggtggtaaacatacctgctaaacattggTTTGtcaacattgtcattgttagcatgctgatgatGGCATTTAGGTCAAAGCACCAATGTGCCTAAGTAGGCTACAGCCTCACAGTCTACATGGCTGTAGACACTAGTGAGGACCCACTGGCAGCGAACAAGGTGTCTTCACTGCCTCCGCCACTTCTCGCCTTAGGCTGTGGACATGTCAATGTCTTAGACTGTAAAACAGGTTAATGCTCACAAGCTAGCAAGTAGGCTAGTTAGAAAACATTGTGTAAATATCAAAGACTGTATGAAACAAAATATCTTACAATGTTCTCCAACAGTTTGAAGGTCTTTGTGTCAAGCAGCACTTCCCCAGATCCCAGAAACTACAATAGTGTTCACCTCCACATACATTCTTCCACTGTAAGCTAGGTAAACACTAAACTTCCTTTACAATAAACAAATTGCTGACACATTGAAAGTGTAGCCTATTTGCTATGCTTTTTCtgcatgaaacaaaacaaaaactattggGATAGTTTATGATTTATTATGAATGACTGTCAACATTTATTTCTGAGCTGTTAGCACCTTTGATCCAAGTCAAGTCACTTTTTTGTCCATGCAGCTGtctgacaaaagacaaagaaatgtttgtattaGGTTTTGTTACAatgtaatctctataaacagatatctgcatatgaatgcagaatctgtaggtaAGGGACGAAATTTTGGTAACTGAAGCTTTCTGGTTTCCGTCTGTAGTctgagtagtattgaccaatcatgTTTGAGCGGGCTTTAGTTGCATACAGTAAACAGtctgtgtggagagcaaaagaggcggaatgcattggccgaaatgcaaCCCCCGGAACCCATTGGCTATCATCTGACGACAAATTAAGTTTTTATCCATCTCCAAACCCTAGAGcttagctttttattagcttttttttaagaTCATCGCGGAAGAGGAAGCCTTGGCTCGGAAATCTGTACCTGTTATTCGAATATCCGctggctacaccggaagccCGAAACATTAGCCATTGACCCCAGTGATGATTCCAATGCAACTCAGTGTAAGTCGTGTGTAAGTGAATATTTTAAGTGTGAGGTAATCGAAAGGGGGCTTCCTCTCACATCTCCCACCCCCAGCTGACATGATGACAGTTGTGATATTTCAGTACACAGAGGCAGCTCCCGTCCCGTCTCCGTTCCCTGTCTGCATCCTCACTAAGACAAAATGAACTCAGCTTAAATACCTTCAGCAgagtcaattttattttagtcCCTGCATGCATCTTCTAAGTAACTGGTTTTGTACTTTAGGAATTTCCCTACATCCGAGTCACTTAAAAATAGTTATGTTCATTGGCTTATTTAGTCACCTCACACTGATAGTGTTAGGGGGTTTTACACTCTCCTGCTTTGTTATTTAAAGAAAAGGCATTGTCTCAGACAATGATAAAATGACAAGGCAGGTCACGGGACACTTGGCCATAGTATTTTCACCATAGTAACAACAGACACTATATCCGGCTGATGataattgtattttgttttgccgGTATCATAAATTAGATCAAGTTTAAACATCCTAGATCAACAGCAGTATTTGCAGCCAGAAAGTGAGGCAATGAAATAAGAACTGCACCACTGATCCTGACCTAGTGGCTTGTTGAACCATTGAAGATATATTATGATAGATTTGTGCATTTGTACGGttaagatatattttatttttaaagttaagTAACTGACTTATCCTTATATGTTAGATTTGGGCCTTTTCAATTGATAcatccacaaaaacaaaattaaaatgaaattataaatCAGTTGTTCTTGTAATCATTCTCATTGATAAAAATGTGCTACCCTCTTAGTCATGTTTTTCCCATTTATCTGTCATTTCATTCAGCATCATATGCTGGTGAGAGCAAGTGTGGGGGTGGGACAGAGTTTcacatattgtatttttgtttgtattagaATATACATTAAAATTCTGAGGGATAAGTGAtgagatcaataccactctcatgtatgtagggtaaatatgaagctaccaccagcagccagttagcttagcatagagactggaaatggggaaacagctagcctgactgtccgaaggtaacaaaatctgcctgaAACTAAATTTTTCAGCTATTTTGTTTGTGACCTCCCCAGGATAGTTGCTCATCCAGCTTGACCCTTGATTGAGCTTGAGTCAAAAACCATGCATTTAGTCATTTAGGTATTAGTGATGCTGGATATTTAATTGTATGTATTTTCCAGCCTAATTGTTGTCTACACTACAACAACGATATGGCTCAGTGAGGGGGTGGCTGGATGTGGTTAGGGGTTTGACATTGCTTGTGTGCAGGCAACTGGCAGAACTTACACTTTTGTATGTTAAAGGGTCATTATGAAAGGCTACTGGCTTCAGTATTTTCAGTTCCCCCCTTGAACCACAAAGTACCCTCATTGGGCAATGATTAGCAATTATGAGACCGTAAAAGTAAAATGGAACAAGCAACCCACATTCAGCGAGAAGTGAAGGTCACCACAGGAACAAATATGGTTTTACACCCCCACAGATTGTAGGGACAAAGTTTGAATTGACTTCTCTGATCAGTCACACTTGAAAAGGGAAAGGACGCAGTCTGAAATGAGTCTGCACGCTCCATCCTCCTGTTAATCTTCCCATAAGCAGCTAAGACAAAGGAAAAAGATGAGTCACTTGATTTTGAACATGTGACCTTAACCCCAACTCAGTTTTCCCATTAATGAAGCTGGATGAGAAGAAGTTTGTtctttgattttcttctttttggggGGAGATTTCTTCAGAaacaatttatattttgtgaatGACAACTTGAGCGCTGTCatcattaatttttaaaatCCATTGTAGGCATTTAGCTGGTACTCTTCTAAACTAATAATAGAGTAAAAGGAGAGACACATGTACATTTCTCAATTGCTTTATAAACAGCCAAGATAATGATATAAATAGGTGAAAAGGGTCAGGAAATAGACAACAAATATTCATGTTTCCACAGCGCAATCCTTGTGTGGTACATATGTACGTAAATGATGAAGGCGTAATTGCCCAAGAGAAAAGGTTGAAAAGTCTATCTCTCTATTGTGGGGTTGTTTGTTCAGCATGGAAAAATCATAACAGCATCGATCGGAAATGAAACCCTCAACTCTggaaatattttatgttattaataACTTAGTGCACGTCTGCACCCTCTCGCCGATTTGGAAAAGCTAAACCCCAACTGAAAACCATTAAAGGCAGTGGAATTTCCCCTACCGAGTGAGATTTTCAGGACACCACCATCACTATCAAACTCAGAcagaaactttttttcttttattcaacatgtattttgcaaaaacaaaggCACCAGAGTAGAACATCACACTAGCAAGAGGTCATCACACACAGGATCTGATGTAATATGGAGATACCCACAAACACTTGCACATGCATGATGAATATGTAAAGCAATCTTCCATGGTTGGAGTCTTATTTTTGCCTCCGCCCACGACAACAATGACGATCAATGGACCAATAAGAGGCTTTCTAAACTGACATTTAACACTGTTCAAATTTTCAAGTCTACCAAATTTACATatgaatattattaaaaatagtATGTCACCTACTGATCCATGCGCAGGATTCTGAGGGCTATTTAAATAGATCACAGTTCAACTGCCACTGATATTCACACGTGGTATTTTTCTTTGTAACAGTAGAGGGCAGTGTATGAATGGAGATAAAACTAAAGTCTATGGCATAAACTGTAGGTTACACACTTCACAAGATGTGATTCATTTAAATATGATGACTTTTCAGTATGAAATATTCGTGGTAGTGAATGATAATGACAGGCCTCAGTGATAAGATAATGAGTCACCAGGGTTGGGTAGGTGACTTATAAAATATCAGCTAGTACAGT is from Siniperca chuatsi isolate FFG_IHB_CAS linkage group LG8, ASM2008510v1, whole genome shotgun sequence and encodes:
- the adad1 gene encoding adenosine deaminase domain-containing protein 1 isoform X2 yields the protein MTLHHEVWRLLLKKRKVILTAFRMFPARGSFRGSRGACFAQILMKNLPVTPGLTESYEPLSTSNGPSKDDQVKNTFRPGPAIKPKLSPKMLIDRYRQGESNAVSLLHQLAQLLQFHLELKETVTTGNIPGLYFAFCVVIDGVEYNTGMGRTKKEARLKAAVLAVQDLLPTLESMKSVLPEASGVPPPLPVKEEPSISHIHPCRAIHERKNSVNLQIPHAVRDQLTKLMNCHPEFSACAGTTAAFIIQTSSGCEVVAFGTGNFNTKESASSSGRIVHDSHAVVTARRSLMRFLYRHLLMFFSKTTYLTEKSIFQQNSSSGLLSLKSGITLHLYVNQLPKGAAQIPSKLRLNPLSISAWQVNNEISLHLSVEGKVFSVFSSAFDHSASKVVSMSTTDKLTQWQVLGYQGALLSHFIEPIYVQSILIGDSGCSDIRGMELSVSQRVEGITSQLPMFYCMMRPHISLAPSVATNSTNSGQLTYGINWSEGDSSLEVVDGLEGKTIEESPFKSGSALASRLCKAAMLHRFKLVAKEAQRQDLLATSSYREAKRMAKPYQEAKNVLRAYLLQQGFGSWLVKVSVSDNFSM
- the adad1 gene encoding adenosine deaminase domain-containing protein 1 isoform X4: MLIGALTLMRFTPSVFVILTAFRMFPARGSFRGSRGACFAQILMKNLPVTPGLTESYEPLSTSNGPSKDDQVKNTFRPGPAIKPKLSPKMLIDRYRQGESNAVSLLHQLAQLLQFHLELKETVTTGNIPGLYFAFCVVIDGVEYNTGMGRTKKEARLKAAVLAVQDLLPTLESVPPPLPVKEEPSISHIHPCRAIHERKNSVNLQIPHAVRDQLTKLMNCHPEFSACAGTTAAFIIQTSSGCEVVAFGTGNFNTKESASSSGRIVHDSHAVVTARRSLMRFLYRHLLMFFSKTTYLTEKSIFQQNSSSGLLSLKSGITLHLYVNQLPKGAAQIPSKLRLNPLSISAWQVNNEISLHLSVEGKVFSVFSSAFDHSASKVVSMSTTDKLTQWQVLGYQGALLSHFIEPIYVQSILIGDSGCSDIRGMELSVSQRVEGITSQLPMFYCMMRPHISLAPSVATNSTNSGQLTYGINWSEGDSSLEVVDGLEGKTIEESPFKSGSALASRLCKAAMLHRFKLVAKEAQRQDLLATSSYREAKRMAKPYQEAKNVLRAYLLQQGFGSWLVKVSVSDNFSM